One Cololabis saira isolate AMF1-May2022 chromosome 12, fColSai1.1, whole genome shotgun sequence DNA window includes the following coding sequences:
- the LOC133457471 gene encoding keratin, type I cytoskeletal 18-like — protein sequence MNCQQARQTCRTYYAPACVPVQYTQTCPDYSYYQNNCGSNYYPTQVDCGSIQVSSRKSKCSSSRKSSRSSSPKSCRSSSPKSSCSSSRSRSSGRVDSGSGQVSTSSSSSSRSSGQVDSGSGRVDSAKGKVDSASSRVDSTKGQVYSASGRVSSASGLGAIKIYPASESGRVGSDIRISTASYGRRVGSDVRISTASYSRGFGSVSGGAGGRGVRISTASYSHGLGSGGGFYNYQPGNYASTAMTIGNEKIAMQHLNDRLAAYLEKVKTLEKANHTLEINIREVIEKRGPLEGSDFSKHFETIAGLRAQIARRINDNAKLAINLDNVRVAADDFKLKMEYETSMRMAVEADVTRLRKLLDDTNVFRMHLESEIETLKVELITLKKSHKKELSELRAHITQVGVHVDVDAAKGLDLSKIMEEMRAKYEKIIVKNKEELEAWSVTQITEVKVKMTETSTALKMAMTEVTETRRRYQGMEIELQAALSLIASLEAAVHDVDARYNMEVEKYNVIILRLQEELTQIRSNIQLNTTEYEILLDIKVKLQAEIAEYRRLLEGEIIVEEPATKTVQTKVVTITQTLVDGKLVSESKDVQASEKVEPM from the exons ATGAATTGTCAGCAGGCAAGGCAAACCTGCAGGACCTACTACGCCCCCGCCTGCGTACCGGTCCAATATACTCAGACGTGCCCGGACTACAGCTACTATCAAAACAATTGCGGCTCCAACTACTACCCCACCCAGGTCGACTGCGGCAGCATCCAGGTCAGCAGCCGCAAGAGcaaatgcagcagcagccgcaagagcagccgcagcagcagccCTAAGAGCTGCCGCAGCAGCAGCCCTaagagcagctgcagcagcagccgcagccGCAGCAGCGGCCGGGTTGACAGCGGCAGCGGCCAggtcagcaccagcagcagcagcagcagccgcagcagcgGCCAGGTTGACAGCGGCAGCGGCCGGGTCGACAGCGCCAAAGGCAAG GTTGACAGCGCCAGCAGCCGGGTCGACAGCACCAAAGGCCAGGTTTACAGCGCCAGCGGCCGGGTCAGCAGCGCCAGTGGCCTGGGCGCCATCAAGATCTACCCCGCCTCCGAAAGCGGCCGGGTCGGCAGCGACATCCGGATCTCCACTGCCTCCTACGGCCGCCGGGTCGGCAGCGACGTCCGGATCTCCACTGCCTCCTACAGCCGCGGCTTCGGCAGCGTCAGCGGCGGCGCCGGCGGCAGAGGCGTCCGGATCTCCACCGCCTCCTACAGCCACGGCTTAGGCAGCGGGGGCGGCTTCTACAACTACCAGCCCGGCAACTACGCCTCCACCGCCATGACCATCGGGAATGAGAAGATCGCCATGCAGCATCTGAACGACCGCCTGGCCGCTTACCTGGAGAAGGTGAAGACGCTGGAGAAGGCCAACCATACGCTGGAGATCAACATCAGGGAGGTCATCGAGAAGAGGGGCCCGCTGGAGGGGAGCGACTTCAGCAAGCACTTCGAAACCATCGCAGGTCTGAGGGCCCAG ATCGCCCGCAGGATCAACGACAACGCCAAGCTGGCGATTAACCTTGATAATGTGCGAGTGGCGGCCGACGACTTCAAACTCAA GATGGAGTACGAGACATCGATGCGGATGGCCGTGGAGGCCGACGTGACCCGGCTGAGGAAGCTCCTGGACGACACCAACGTCTTCCGCATGCACCTCGAGTCTGAGATCGAGACCTTGAAGGTGGAGCTGATCACCCTGAAGAAGAGCCACAAGAAG GAACTCTCAGAGTTGCGCGCCCACATCACGCAGGTCGGCGTGCACGTGGACGTGGACGCCGCCAAAGGGCTGGACCTGTCCAAGATCATGGAGGAGATGAGGGCCAAGTACGAGAAGATCATTGTGAAGAACAAGGAGGAACTCGAGGCGTGGAGCGTAACTCAG ATCACAGAGGTTAAAGTGAAGATGACAGAGACCTCGACAGCCCTGAAGATGGCCATGACCGAGGTGACCGAGACCAGGAGGAGGTATCAGGGAATGGAGATTGAACTTCAGGCCGCGCTCAGTCTG ATTGCGTCCCTGGAGGCGGCGGTGCACGACGTCGACGCGCGCTACAACATGGAGGTGGAGAAGTACAACGTGATCATCTTGAGGCTACAGGAGGAACTGACTCAGATCCGTAGCAACATCCAGCTGAACACGACCGAGTATGAAATCCTGCTGGACATCAAGGTGAAGCTGCAGGCCGAGATCGCCGAGTACCGGAGGCTGCTGGAAGGCGAGATAAT TGTGGAGGAACCCGCTACGAAGACGGTCCAGACCAAGGTGGTGACCATCACGCAGACTCTGGTGGACGGCAAGCTGGTGTCCGAGAGCAAAGACGTCCAGGCCAGCGAAAAAGTCGAGCCGatgtaa